One Cardiocondyla obscurior isolate alpha-2009 linkage group LG25, Cobs3.1, whole genome shotgun sequence genomic window, aaaataaaataatttgttaaatcgTTTTGTTGAATGAAGTTTTCTAGTGATGCGCCGCTCGTGCCAAGTCTACCGAGTGAAGTTTAAATTTCCAGCGGTCCCGTGAACAGCTGCGTGGGCGGGGTGTAAAAGCCGCTCGAAGGAATTCAACTGCGCTTAGCTATGCGGGAGGTGAATTAAACGAGGCGTTACATCACGTCGCGCGTTTGCGAGCCCCAGCGGCAACAAAGCTCGCCTCGGCCCCGCCGAGCACGCCCGCTGTcatggaaaataaaagtagCAACAATTTTATTAGTTACGTGGGACTGGAGGAGCACGAACTGCAGGTAATCGTCTCGCTcttaactcttttttttttttttttttgtaattagttCTCTCCTTACATTGTAATTCCCACTTGAGTTTTGCAAACCAGAATGTAACCTCTTTGCAGACCTTCAGCTCCAGTCGGCGCAACTCGCTGATCGAGCACAGCATTAAACTGCTACCGGGAGAGGTTCTTATCGCCGAGGCGCAAAGTGTCCTTATGTTCTCGCCTGTCAGTGATCTAAAGCAAGGCATTTCTGGCGTTCTATCTGTGACCAATTTTAAGCTCGCCTTTGTTACAAGCGGCGATTCAAATGGAGAGGTATAAGgataactcttttttttatgtttctagACAACTTTGAGACTTGCTGACTTGATTGTAGAAGCAAAAAACATTAGTGTATACATTAAGTGTATAACATGTTAATCAAGTATGAAAAATTCTGTTTGTAGAACATTATACATCAACAAAACCACTTATATGGATATATGGATACATGTTTGACAAATATCGATGAGATTTATGTTACAATAGGAGACAAAAAGAGAAAGCTGATCCCTGGCAGTACTGTACCATCAAAAGTGAaaggaatatttattatctgtaaagtgagttatttattttgcaattgaTTTAAAGTTACATTGATGAGTCATTTAAaatgaagattttatttataaaaattgtgctATAAATTGCAGAATCTAAGAACATGGTCATTCTCCTTTAAATTTTCACCTCTTGGGCATGGAAAAAATCTTCTGACTACTCTGTTACATCACGCTTTTCCAAGTCGGCATCAGCTGTTATTTGCCTATGACTACAAGTTAGTAGTTGATCTTGaatcgaaaataaaagcatAACATTATGtcaaagtttaattataaaaaaattatttttttttatttgctatataatgtaatatatgcACATTTCGATactaatttttgtatttgatTACAGAGAAGCTTACTACAGTAGTCTTGACAAAAATGTACAATTGTTTCGAGAGATTTCAGACTGgcaaaaagaattgaaaagaACATTGTGTAAAGATGAGATTAGAAAAGGTTGGAGATTATCTATGGTTAATGCAAAATTTCAGCTTTGTCCAAGGTACTTATTtatcgaatataattaatttaattacaaacatGTTGGTAATTTTTCATTAGTTATTGTACGCTTGCAGTTTATCACAATATGTAGTTGTGCCTGCATCTGTGACTGATAGTCAGTTGACAGATGCAGCCAGACATTTTCAAGGTAATAGACCACCGGTGTGGTCCTGGACAAACGTACACGGCGCGGCATTAGTGAAAATGTCTGAATTATTACCGACGATTACAGAGAGGATGCAAGAGAACATTATGTTCGAAAATGTTCGTAAAAGCCATCCTCAAAAAATAGCCCCAGTTGTTATAGAattgaataaagaaattaatgtaaaattaatagcgACAAGTTTTAGCAAATTTATTAGCTTATGCACTCCAGGTAAATATTCAAttggtaaatatttttaaatattcgatttgcaaaaaaagcaaatatacttaaatatatatattaatttatttatttatttcagagaACATCAGACAATTCTGGATTCaagataacaatttttattcgttgtTAGATAATACGAAATGGCTTAAGCATATATCGTATTGCCTGCAAAAGACAGTTGAAGTCTGCGAGCATCTTAATTCAGGAATTTCCGTCATCTTACAAGGTAGTTGTTCAGACAATCTGTTCGCGAGGTGCGGCGGATGTAGTGGAATCTTTTAACAGAGAAAATCAACTTCTGACGACGTTGACTGTGGAACAGAAAAGTTGATAATTTGTCGAATGACCTAGTTGACACTTGTTATAAACGAGAATCGTTTTTAGAAGGTGCTGCCAGAGACTTATGCTGCGTTATATCGAGTTTAGCGCAATTATCACTGGATCAACACTTTCGTACTATAGCAGGTTTTCAATCGTTATTACAAAAAGAATGGGTGGCTGGCGGCCACCCGTTTTGCGATAGACTAGGTCACATCGTGAAAGCTAATTCTGAAAAGGTATATGTAACATTCtcacttaattttctttttaataattacgtacaattaaaaggttaaaacttttttattaatttttttttaatttaatttacagtcTCCAGTGTTTCTCTTATACCTTGACTGTGTTTGGCAATTGTGTCATCAGTATCCAACAGAGTTTGAATTCACGGAAACATATCTGACCACCCTGTGGGACGTGGCACATGTTTCCGTCTTcgatacatttattttcaattgcgAGAGAGATCGGGCGGTGGCAGCTATGGTAATAAgatctttttttaactttttttttttactattaaaacAGTCTATAATTCAAATATCTTTTGGATTTTTCAGGATCCAAATACGCCTCTCGTACTTCGTAGCGTGTGGGACTGGCGGGAACAGTTTAATGAGCAAGATATCTTGTTGTTTTACAACCCTTTGTTCGTTTCTCGCAGCGCCAACAGAACGGAAAACGAATTGATAGCCGTGAAACCTTCGTATACGGTTTCCAGTCTCGAACTTTGGACGCAATGCTACTTTCGTTGGATACCGTCGCTCGAAATTCGTAACGGCGGGCAGAGGCATATCGAGCTTTACATTAGGTTACTTCAAAATGACGTAAATCAActtaaaataaacgagaaCCGTGTCTCGTCGATGGACAAAGTTGGTATCTGCTCTCTCCACACGAATATCGACAGCTTTTATCCTTTTAGCAACAACAGATCAGGAAATACTGTCAGTGCACCGATTATGAACAGCTCGATTCTGTTAAGCGAGAGTTTATTAGACGCGCAATCATTAATAACTGCGACCGATTGACAGAGTGTTGCTTTTACGGCATTCAAAACGCGTACCTGATTACATCTTTCCTTCCAGCACGAAACAAGGTTTTTGAAAGAGCTTTCTGAAATAGTTGCTTAAACGTTTGCAAAGAAAAGAGCAATTTCGAAGAGCAGGTATATACATGTTGTACAAGTATTTAATTCATTACTGGCGTTTCTCAGCGCTTTTGATGTAAACTGATGTAAATTTGTATCGGAGAATAGGAGTTTTTAAAGATGCGAAAAAATTTGTCGCGTTATTGAGAGCagcttttttttcgtataaaataatagaaatatttatatatgagTTTTATAAGTACCCGTAAATAGCAAACCGCAACGAGGGCAGAGTAagtttaagaataattttagaataaaagaaagcCGTGTATATAAATCACATCACGAATGGAAACGAGGAACTGGGTATCTTTGATGCTCGTCGGAGATATCCGCACGTTGTTataaatcgataaataaagtttataattggacgaataatttttgtcgaatatcttgtaaaaaagaaatatttaatgtattaaaaaaaaattaagtatttggAGGTTACGTGATtgaatgcaaaaaaaaaaaaattaaaatgccgATAAAAGTGTTCTAATTACCAACGCGGTCTGGAAGTGTGGGGATCTAATTTGGAGATTCCATGCTAGACTAATCCCATATGAACGCATCTGGTACGTGCTCCGAtcagtggtcgcagattttagaagggcaacatacgcacactaggcacaatgccgtgtccgtgtgtgcccgtagcgcctgctaatgcctcggacgcagagagcccaactcggaatcgcggcttccacgcgacAGATAcggaggctcgtccgtgtgaagccagcagTCGAGGCGTTAGCAAGCACTGCGGGCGCACACGGACACGTcattgtgcctagtgtgcgtatgttgctcgtctaaaatctgcgaccactggCTCCGATTAGTCCGGCTATCTCCGTCCGACAGAAAAGTGAGGTTAAACTCGACAACGCGCAGAGAAGAATTCGGTGGCAATGGAAAAGCGTTCGCGTGATCGCAGCGGTCACAGATCGAGGAAGGTGCGCGACGACGATCGAGAGATCCGCGATCGCTCAGAGCGCCGACCCGGAGACGCGAAATCCAGACGCAAGCACTCGACTAAGTCCAGGGAGAAACGTAAAAAGTCGAAGGACAATTCTCGCTCACGTCGCGAGTCGCGGAAGTCTTCCAAGCGTAAAAATCGCAAGAGGtaggtttcttttttaaattatagaaCTTGTCTTTCCAAATTGTGCTtcaatgttttctttttttttttttttatttcattttagggattcgtcatcgtcgtcatcgacgtcgtcgtcctcttcttcgtcttcgtcttcgtcttcgtcttcgtcttcgtcCTCGTCAGACTCGAAGAAATCCAGTAACGGTTCGTCCACAGATTCGTCTTCCAATTCCACCAAGTTGCTGGAGAAGCTACAGAAGCAACGGCAGAAGCAGGTAGAAGATCGTAAACGTCAAAAGGAAGTGATGAAAGCCACCGAGACGCCGGAAGAGAAGCGTCTCCGTCGTctcagaaaaaaagaagccaAAGAACGTAAGCGAAAAGAGAGAATGGGCTGGGACAATGATTACCTGCATTATACGAATACGGATAATCCGTTCGGAGATGGCAATATTTTATCTACTTTTGTATGGTCGAAAAAACTGGGGAAAGAAGGCCTGCTTGGTGTAGGCAGAGAGGAACTAGAAATGCGAAACAGGCACAAACAAGAGGAAAACAAACGGGAGTTAGAGAAGGTGAAAAAGAGGAGGCAAGAGAGAGAATTAGAGCGGCAgcagagagaggaagagatgACTATGCTGCAAAGAGGCAAGGAAGCCGCTCAGCTGGAGCAATGGGCCCGTCAGGAAGATCAATTTCACCTCGAGCAAGCTCGGCTGAGATCCCGCATTAGGATTCAGGACGGTCGTGCGAAACCTATCGATCTTCTCGCAAAATACATTAGTGCAGAGGAAGAGGTTGACGCTGTAGAAATGCATGAGCCTTACACATACTTGCAAGGTCTGCAAGTAAAGGATTTAGAAGACCTCATAGAGGAcataaaagtttataaagaACTGGAAAGAGGTAAAAATTTGGATTACTGGAACGATATAACGGTGATTGTAGAAGATGAGTTACACAAACTCCGGAAGCGAGAACGAACAGAATACGAAGTTGgtgagaaaaagaattaattttccttttatttgcttttattatttttatttgaatgttttaaattaacttttctatttttttttagctgttGGTAGAAGAGAAGGAATTCACGAATCGGTAGCTAAAGACGTCACAGCTATTTTTAAGGGTAAAACTGCGTCGCAACTGGAGGCCTTACAAGTGCAGATTCAGGCGAAAATTACAGGGAAGCCAGAAGGTGTCGACATCGGATATTGGGAAAGTCTTTTGTCTCAGTTAAAAGGTAAGatacaatataattgtaaaataataacttggaattaaaaatagttttgttaaaaattaaataataatacatggGACTCACGCcaagtattaaatatacagCTCATATGGCGAGGGCACGGTTGAGAGATCGACATCAAgaaaatttacgtaaaaagTTGGAAGTTCTAAGAGCCGAGCAAGGAGTAGCCCGAACTGAGAACGAGGCTGAAGGCTTCCAAACTCAGGAAAGCGAGTTCACTATGAAGCAGAACGAACCTTCATCCAGCACAGCTGttgaaaataacgaaaatagTAGTTCTGagtacgtattttttattttatatatattctattatttttatttattactattattttatcgaaagtCGAGTTTAACTTTCGTTAGCagtaacaaattatataatcgtATTGTATTACAGAGATGATCAAGAGGAAAAAAACGCTGCCGATGATTTGTTATCCGAATCATTTCGCGAGTATGAGACGGGCGGCTATTCGCCTACTTATATATCATATTCACAACTGGAACCGGGTACGCTCGTCACCCAGGAAAACGAGGATAGTCAGCGATTGGAATACGCGAGGCAGCAAGTTCTAAGCACCGGTAGGAAAATCCAGAACGTGTTGACGACCGAGGAACAGGCGATGCACAGAGAGGCGCGGAAAGGCATGGGCTCAGACGAAGCGCAATTTAGCGTCGAATCATCGTTAGAGgctcaaatttatttgtggTCTGATAAATATCGGCCACGTAAACCGCGTTACTTCAATCGCGTGCATACTGGATTCGAATGGAACAAGTATAATCAGACGCATTATGATATGGATAATCCGCCGCCTAAGATTGTACAAGGATACAAATTCAATATCTTTTATCCAGATTTGATCGATAAAAATACAACACCAGAGTATTTTCTTGTAAGatatacacttttttttattgcaaagcTTGCATATATCAATACTGataatttaagttttataatcgtaataaataatcctttttctatttttaattctatttctgATTTTCAGACACCTTGCGCCGACAACAAGGATTTCGCTATTCTACGATTTCACGCAGGCCCGCCCTACGAGGAcattgcatttaaaattgtcaatCGTGAATGGGAATACTCATACAAGCGAGGGTTCAGATGTCAGTTTCACAACAACATTTTCCAGCTGTGGTTTCATTTCAAGCGATATAGATATCGCCGTTAAtttaacatatgtatatattgtttgtatatgtatatatacttgACACGAGACGTCGTCGCGTCTTTTGGTaacatgtaattttataaatgatttatgaatatatatatatcgcgcCGTTCCATTATGCAACGCtgtaagtaaattttaaaatgttatatttaagatatcaCGAGACATCCCGCTGTGTTATGGCGAAATGTGCGACTTCCGCTATTTGAAATCGCCCGTGCTTTTATCACTTTCGAGCAAGACTCTTCCTGACGCGATGACGACAACACGAAGCACACGTACATCAGGCGCGGTATAGCCGGCGGTCGTTGGATCGATTTTTCGTTTGCCACCTGTGTACTGTCACACAGTCGACCGCACACTCCTACATGCAGAAAGGTAAAAGCTATGTGGAGCTAATGGCAAGGTGAAGCCAAGCCTCGCAGTATGCCGCGTAATTCGGTGGCAAGGAGCTGCGCGTCGAGACCTCCGCTTCCGCTTGCGCTCAcgcacaattaaaaataaatgctcgCATGGACTGCGTACCTACAgctacgataatttttttattttacggtaTTCGTGCTCGCACGCGTAGTTCCTAAAACAAAATCAAAAGAATCTTATGCGCTTGTGACGTCAATCGAATAAACTAAAGAGAAAAGCGGTAGTTTGCACGGAAGAACTTGAGAAGTGAAATTTAGCAGGCGGTGAGAAACATCCTCTTCTCGGCAATTTCAGCACGAAAGTTTTTCTCGAGATGTCACTGATACGccaaattataaaacaaagttACTTTTAAACAATGAAATTTAAGTGATTAAGAGCTTTGTGTCTTTAATCGTTTGGTTTTGAGTGTAAAAGTGTTGACGAATGTATTCGCAggagaaaatttattgttgACGGAAAATACAATAATGTTCGCACGAGCAGCTCGCGAGGAACTATTGTACCCGTGATTTATGAGCATTGCGATACCATTAAAATCGTCATGAAGTGGAAGAGAGGACCGTGCGAGTTTCTGTCGCAGAAAACGTTCCTTATAATCAAGGATGACTTGGATATTTCGAaaggtaataaataaatttctttatttaattaattaatatttattattacaatattaatatttgtttttaaaaccaagatattaattatatcgattcgcgtaaaaaaaagtttctcttTGTGGTCAATCGCTTTTTAATTGTGtaatagtaatattttatattatattaatttatcgaaagaaaatttcaattatataaattattaattttaagaacttaaacaaaataaaacccAACCCTTTCACTGAGTTAACTTACGTTGATTTACGTGCATGATAATTCTATcgacttataaaattaatcgaaatagGTGCGACCAAAACAACGAACAGTAAAAAGACAGCGACGAAGAATGCAGCGCACACCGGCACCTGGCCGCCGAAGATGAAGCGCGTACAAGTGTTCTGCGAAGAGGAGTCGGAAAGGCCAAAGACGGCGAATCTCGCGAGACCGAGCGTGCTGGACCCCGCGCTTGTAGACAAACTCGATATGTCGTTGCTCAGTAAGGAGTTGCTCTGTGACTCAATGACGCGATTCCATCATTTAGCCGGCAAGCCGATCAGTGGGGGCacgacgtcgtcgtcatcgtcgtcttTGTCACTGCCGTCGCCGGCAACACGACGACGCCAGAGCGCCGCCGTCAATGTTACAACGACCACTACTATCTGGTCACCCCACAATAACGTTCCAGTGCGTCGTAAGCGACGGAGTCTCGAGGAGATTTACAATTCGGGGGCTGCAACGGGCCAAATGGAGACCAATGGATCACGTTCACCCGCCGGAAGTCAGAAGATCACGTCGCTCGCTGCGATGCCGGAGAACGTTTCTTCCAGACGCAACTCTGACATCAGGAAGCTAGACGACAACAATAACAAGTTAGTAATAATTCAATTACagtcataaattaattaaactaataatactctttttaaactattaaataaaaagtattaactttttgtatttagttatcaaattattaagattttaaagttttatcatttatcTTTGGAAAATAGTTATTGCACCATAACGGaactataattatttatgtcattcatttacaaacaattaatttgcatttacatGTTCTAATTTCGTGCGATCAGAAATAGTCCTCCCAAAGTGCTTTCGacggtgaaaaagaaaaactcgaGGTCCGGTTTATCGAACGACCTGGAAATCTTCACCGCCACGTCGGCGAAGAGCGCGCCGGAGCCTTGTAAGAGCTGCGGACGTCCAGATCAGCCAGAAAGATTTCACAGTCATCCGAAGGGCAGCCAGACCAAAATCAAGGATATtccagcagcagcagcaacgaAGC contains:
- the LOC139111754 gene encoding myotubularin-related protein 10-B isoform X1, with the protein product MENKSSNNFISYVGLEEHELQTFSSSRRNSLIEHSIKLLPGEVLIAEAQSVLMFSPVSDLKQGISGVLSVTNFKLAFVTSGDSNGENIIHQQNHLYGYMDTCLTNIDEIYVTIGDKKRKLIPGSTVPSKVKGIFIICKNLRTWSFSFKFSPLGHGKNLLTTLLHHAFPSRHQLLFAYDYKEAYYSSLDKNVQLFREISDWQKELKRTLCKDEIRKGWRLSMVNAKFQLCPSLSQYVVVPASVTDSQLTDAARHFQGNRPPVWSWTNVHGAALVKMSELLPTITERMQENIMFENVRKSHPQKIAPVVIELNKEINVKLIATSFSKFISLCTPGKYSIENIRQFWIQDNNFYSLLDNTKWLKHISYCLQKTVEVCEHLNSGISVILQEGAARDLCCVISSLAQLSLDQHFRTIAGFQSLLQKEWVAGGHPFCDRLGHIVKANSEKSPVFLLYLDCVWQLCHQYPTEFEFTETYLTTLWDVAHVSVFDTFIFNCERDRAVAAMDPNTPLVLRSVWDWREQFNEQDILLFYNPLFVSRSANRTENELIAVKPSYTVSSLELWTQCYFRWIPSLEIRNGGQRHIELYIRLLQNDVNQLKINENRVSSMDKVGICSLHTNIDSFYPFSNNRSGNTVSAPIMNSSILLSESLLDAQSLITATD
- the LOC139111754 gene encoding myotubularin-related protein 10-B isoform X3, which codes for MENKSSNNFISYVGLEEHELQTFSSSRRNSLIEHSIKLLPGEVLIAEAQSVLMFSPVSDLKQGISGVLSVTNFKLAFVTSGDSNGENIIHQQNHLYGYMDTCLTNIDEIYVTIGDKKRKLIPGSTVPSKVKGIFIICKNLRTWSFSFKFSPLGHGKNLLTTLLHHAFPSRHQLLFAYDYKEAYYSSLDKNVQLFREISDWQKELKRTLCKDEIRKGWRLSMVNAKFQLCPSLSQYVVVPASVTDSQLTDAARHFQGNRPPVWSWTNVHGAALVKMSELLPTITERMQENIMFENVRKSHPQKIAPVVIELNKEINVKLIATSFSKFISLCTPENIRQFWIQDNNFYSLLDNTKWLKHISYCLQKTVEVCEHLNSGISVILQEGAARDLCCVISSLAQLSLDQHFRTIAGFQSLLQKEWVAGGHPFCDRLGHIVKANSEKSPVFLLYLDCVWQLCHQYPTEFEFTETYLTTLWDVAHVSVFDTFIFNCERDRAVAAMDPNTPLVLRSVWDWREQFNEQDILLFYNPLFVSRSANRTENELIAVKPSYTVSSLELWTQCYFRWIPSLEIRNGGQRHIELYIRLLQNDVNQLKINENRVSSMDKVGICSLHTNIDSFYPFSNNRSGNTVSAPIMNSSILLSESLLDAQSLITATD
- the LOC139111754 gene encoding myotubularin-related protein 10-B isoform X2, which produces MENKSSNNFISYVGLEEHELQTFSSSRRNSLIEHSIKLLPGEVLIAEAQSVLMFSPVSDLKQGISGVLSVTNFKLAFVTSGDSNGENIIHQQNHLYGYMDTCLTNIDEIYVTIGDKKRKLIPGSTVPSKVKGIFIICKNLRTWSFSFKFSPLGHGKNLLTTLLHHAFPSRHQLLFAYDYKEAYYSSLDKNVQLFREISDWQKELKRTLCKDEIRKGWRLSMVNAKFQLCPSLSQYVVVPASVTDSQLTDAARHFQGNRPPVWSWTNVHGAALVKMSELLPTITERMQENIMFENVRKSHPQKIAPVVIELNKEINVKLIATSFSKFISLCTPGKYSIENIRQFWIQDNNFYSLLDNTKWLKHISYCLQKTVEVCEHLNSGISVILQGAARDLCCVISSLAQLSLDQHFRTIAGFQSLLQKEWVAGGHPFCDRLGHIVKANSEKSPVFLLYLDCVWQLCHQYPTEFEFTETYLTTLWDVAHVSVFDTFIFNCERDRAVAAMDPNTPLVLRSVWDWREQFNEQDILLFYNPLFVSRSANRTENELIAVKPSYTVSSLELWTQCYFRWIPSLEIRNGGQRHIELYIRLLQNDVNQLKINENRVSSMDKVGICSLHTNIDSFYPFSNNRSGNTVSAPIMNSSILLSESLLDAQSLITATD
- the LOC139111753 gene encoding splicing factor Cactin-like, whose product is MEKRSRDRSGHRSRKVRDDDREIRDRSERRPGDAKSRRKHSTKSREKRKKSKDNSRSRRESRKSSKRKNRKRDSSSSSSTSSSSSSSSSSSSSSSSSSSDSKKSSNGSSTDSSSNSTKLLEKLQKQRQKQVEDRKRQKEVMKATETPEEKRLRRLRKKEAKERKRKERMGWDNDYLHYTNTDNPFGDGNILSTFVWSKKLGKEGLLGVGREELEMRNRHKQEENKRELEKVKKRRQERELERQQREEEMTMLQRGKEAAQLEQWARQEDQFHLEQARLRSRIRIQDGRAKPIDLLAKYISAEEEVDAVEMHEPYTYLQGLQVKDLEDLIEDIKVYKELERGKNLDYWNDITVIVEDELHKLRKRERTEYEVAVGRREGIHESVAKDVTAIFKGKTASQLEALQVQIQAKITGKPEGVDIGYWESLLSQLKAHMARARLRDRHQENLRKKLEVLRAEQGVARTENEAEGFQTQESEFTMKQNEPSSSTAVENNENSSSEDDQEEKNAADDLLSESFREYETGGYSPTYISYSQLEPGTLVTQENEDSQRLEYARQQVLSTGRKIQNVLTTEEQAMHREARKGMGSDEAQFSVESSLEAQIYLWSDKYRPRKPRYFNRVHTGFEWNKYNQTHYDMDNPPPKIVQGYKFNIFYPDLIDKNTTPEYFLTPCADNKDFAILRFHAGPPYEDIAFKIVNREWEYSYKRGFRCQFHNNIFQLWFHFKRYRYRR